A single window of Pristiophorus japonicus isolate sPriJap1 chromosome 28, sPriJap1.hap1, whole genome shotgun sequence DNA harbors:
- the LOC139239568 gene encoding probable G-protein coupled receptor 139 — translation LLFITVNLVAIVVLSRGKCGLSTCTTRYLVAMAAADLLVVITEVILYRISWYYFRGSFLDITPVCSVIAVLTRVATDCSVWFTVTFTFDRLVAICWQKLKTKYCTGRSAAVVLTTSCILFSLKNIPFYFTFKPGYIIDNVPWDCFPIPTYYTEPGWVGFNCFDTVLTPLLPFAVILLLNALTVRHILVASRVRKGLRGESKGENGSDPEMESRRKSVILLFTISGSFILLWLVYVIDFSYYSIAGINPEYYNDSLYIFEQVGVILQNLSCCTNTFIYGVTQSKFREQLKSALKYPVTSIIQLINKQNN, via the coding sequence cttctgtttattacagtgaatttagtggcgattgtggtcctgtcccggggaaagtgcgggctgtccacctgcaccactcgctacctggtggccatggcagcggcggatctactggtggtcatcACTGAGGTCATACTGTACCGGATCAGTTGGTATTATTTCCGGGGATCTTTCCTGGATATAACCCCTGTGTGCAGTGTTATAGCTGTCCTGACCCGtgtagccacagactgttctgtctggttcaccgtcactttcactttTGATCGATTAGTGGccatttgttggcagaagctgaaaaccaaatattgcaccgggagatcTGCGGCTGTGGTTCTGACAACAAGCTGCATTCTGTTCTCTTTAAAAAACATTCCCTTCTACTTTACATTTAAACCTGGatatataatcgacaatgttccGTGGGACTGTTTCCCAATCCCAACCTATTATACTGAGCCCGGATGGGTGGGATTTAACTGCTTTGATAcggttttaaccccactgctcccattcgctgtaattttgttgctcaatgctctgacagtcagacacattttagtggccagtcgagtccggaagggattgaggggtgagagcaagggggagaatggcagtgacccagagatggagagcaggaggaagtctgtgattttactcttcaccatatccggcagcttcatattGCTGTGGCTGGTGTATGTTATAGATTTCTCATATTATAGCATTGCAGGAATAAATCCCGAATATTACAATGATTCTTTATATATCTTTGAACAAGTCGGAGTTATACTGCAgaatttaagttgctgcacaaacacatttatttacggggtgacccagtccaagttcagagagcagttgaagagcgcgttgaaatatccggttacctcaattatacaattaattaataaacagaacaactga